GTAGCCCtgcgaaaaagctaaatcgatatatactagggactactagacggtattagaaccgacgctagtattagctttaagttaatagaatttagggataatacgacggcctacggtatatagctaaaagtcgtacctattaaagcgcactatagtattaaaaaggtagagagggtatattagtaattaaaaagggcgtttagaattattaaagaggaaaatccggattctattaacgacgaatgcctctaaatagtacttaaatactataacgatactatagggcctaacggacttatactaacgttattaatatttagagcatatttaagaacgaccttagcctcgctaccgtcgctaagcataaattaacgagcctaagtagttaaaaaagtaatataggcactgcgcgaggtaagtataaaaaggtaaattaacgaggtaattactacgcacaataggcctaatataggggataatttagatatattattaaattcggatatacgagtatagtacgaaattacttaataataggctaggctatataagttaatttccgttaacgagcgctcttatatagttacgagagatcgtaactagctacttaaaatattaattacggtagttagaccgtactatatagatcctaacgaggtaatttctaacttataaaaagaaaaagagctaggggaaactatataacccgcagtagaggcataggaaattatccttaacaaaatcgtcgtagtaatattaatagacgacgaggaagaggatattaccgaaagggtactaatactactagcgagacgttataaaagactacgacggcaagccctaacgcggcaatttattactagcaacgaggtaattaatactttttatataataaaagagaaagctaatttcgagctagcggttaaactatataaggaaggtataattataactactaaaaagccgtataagggattagatcttatcgaagtaaatactttttacgatcgaggggtttattaatttatcttatataacttagaaaaatatataaacctctatatatttaaattacgaatagttcgtaagattaaaaaaaaaggaataccctagccgtataagaagtctagatacgtaatttaggggtacggcgacgttaaaaaggtaacgctatttatataatcgcttactatatagcgctatagctaacgattaataatagtattaataatatcgttacggaagaagggatacgagatttagagccgtgatattacctaggcctatacctaatcggccacagggcttataaagagaatcctagcctatttaccgaaggaaatagttagtaaatacctagaaggcacgattattaaagtgcttaagctactatataggctcgtaaaatcgggcacttattagtaggctacttactacgatttttatattaattaactattaatagttacctctacgtacgacccgtacttactaattacggagtacgaaggtaactaatttaggatcgttagaatatagactaacgatatattaggcctatttaatattaactttataaaaaaggataataaggagctttaaaaagcgggcttcgtaataaaactaaaataggtctttataataaacacccccttagtatttaataacgagattcttataattaaaggggaaactgttattttttaataaaaggggtagggcgagaagattaacctcgttaatccgaacgtaactaacgttaagaagtaatataaagctaagctcgcgcaaggggtatatattataagtatttattaacttaaaataatttttaactacgctagggtagcgtaagctatagatttaactaaataagacgtcgaggtacttaataagcagcttaagtagtaataaataaatctcgatcgaggttttatttactacctaatcgaccttacgactagtaagctctacgtctttattaataggttatttataaataataacgaccttacttcgtaattagggtatattattatcctagctaacgagagtataagtaagagcgaatttactatatacggtaatataatctactactcgttaactaaaaataagtaagtaacaaGAAATgtattagcgtcggaggtctataatataattaatagcgttaacctctcctacgcgattttaacgacgctaaaaaagattactaatcgaattagccttttacctattctaatagttatttatataaattcttacttgctatacgaataccttattaaattaggaacaacgaaggaaaagaggcttataatcgatattatagcccttaagtaattatataaaaggcacaaaatactcgagatccgttagattaatagtaaagataacctcgtaaacgcttttataaaagtagtactaaataagggattagagcaattcgtaagtagcggaaaagttaccgtacgaataaaaaaataggttatataaaaagagtaaaaaaaaagggaaaaaggagacgacctaatagacgggcccgaggttaaattatacctctaactatagcggttaaattaataaaaaaaagagaaagttagtattagattagaagtctaattcgaccgcggtatatagccgactatataggggctaattaggggccctatttacgattatcgtagctagcctaacttatagttagaacctcttttttatacctacgcagatatttatatagtttaattaatctcttcgttaactacggttcgaactaactactttataatagggatactaacaaatAGAGCGGGTATCTCTTCATGGGGCAATGTATAtctatataaagtagttagtgcTAGTCACAAGAAGGCTACTGCACGCAGGGACGCATAAGCTATAGACACGTATTTGGTACAAGTCGTTAACATTGAAAAGACATTCATACTTTTgaatataaagtagcttaggCCGCATGGTGGTGAGATGTTGCCTCTATCACGGCACCTCCCGTCGTTGTCGGACCCTCATACCCCTTTCTTGCCCCCAGCAACCACCATAGACCAACAAAAACGGTGAAGCCGCCCCATATCAAGCATGCGTAGTTCATCGACTGGGCATTGGTCGGCAGAGCGAAAGGGAAGCAGTAGATGACGAACCACACCAACATGTAGGAACATGCGATGCCGTTAATGGCGAACCCAATCCATCCACGCATGTGGAAGGGTCCGTACGCGACCATCTTCCGCCCTGAAAGGAGGTTAGGTAGTATGGCAGCGAGATAGGAGCTACTCGAGAGAAGAATGAAGCTCCCGACAAAAGCGTTGAAAGCTGTCGTGCTACCGACATAGATTGCTCCAAGAACCGTGACTAGGATGGCTGACAAGACTGTAGACCACATGGGCATGCCCAGCCTTGGGCTTACATGTCCGAGAAGGGAGGGACGGGGACTTGCGCCGTCACGGGCAAGGGCCCATAGTGTTCGACCGCAGGTGATGTATAGACCCATGAGCGTCAAACCGATGCATATGAGTATGAGGGCGAGCAGCCCAGTCGCACCAGCAGCGGAGCCGGTGGCCTGACGGTAGATTTCGGCGATGGGATACGGAGATTCAAAGAGGGCATCATAGTCGTTGATCGCGTACATGATGGTGACCAAATAACAGAACCCGGTGATGAAGCCAATGCCCAGCTGGAGGCCGAGAGCAATGGGGACGTTACGCTGCGGGTTCGGGATCTCTTCCGCTAGATGGGTCGTAGCATCGACGGCACCGACACTGAAAGCTCCGTTTAACGTTCCGGCCACAAAGACAAAGCCGTTCGGATATCCGATGTCGGCGGTCCACTCGGTCCAAACAAAGGAGGATGATGCATGCGGCGGCCGTCCGTCTCGACCGGGCATGACGGCTACAGTGATGACGGTGATGAGGAAACCTGCTACAATCGCAAAGACACCAAAATCGTTAATCCGCGGCATAGCACTATTAGCCAGGCAGACAATGGCGCATGCAAGCCATGTCGCGATGATGTAGACGATGAAGACGTGCCAGGGCTTGGCCTCGAAACCCGTGTGGTTGAGCGCGTACATCTGGACCACCCGTGTTGCCGAAAATTGATGCCATGCTGGCCGCGCCGAGAATCCACGCAAGGTAGTTCCACCATCCGGCGAAGAAGCCCACGACGCGGCCCCATCGGCGGCCGGGTGTGACGGAGGCCCAGTGGTACACTCCGGCAGACGAAGGGATGGCGCTTGCTAGCTCGGCAATGCTGGCCGTGACGGTCCAGTAGCAGACGGACACGGCGATGAACTCGTATAGGACGCCCGGGGGACCGCCGTTGAAGATGGCGACGAGGATTGAGCCGCCGATAGCTGGCCAGACATTGCCGACTACCAACCCAACACCGGCGAGTGAGAGTAGATTGAAGTTGCGCTCAAGTTCTTGGACGTGGCCAGACGCGTTGATGGCTACATCGTGTTGGTCGGCCGATCGTGTCTTATTGACATTGGGGGCCGTGGCCTCGCTTTCGTCGTGGAGTTTCGTATCGCGATCCATGCTTGGAGCGTGTTGAGAGTCAGGAAGATGCATACGAGCCTGCTGCTGGTCTCCGAGAAGTTCTGGAGAGGAAAGTCGAGGCGGGCCTGTCTAGATAGACATCCAAACGCGACCGGCCCGGTGCTACCTGAAAGTACCCGAGAGATCCAGCAGCGGCATCCACGAAATTTCGATATCGGCAGTCTCGTCATTCCAATTGCTGCTCAATTGATCAATTTCGCCGACGGCGCCCCCAACTTGTTGTACTCCAGATGCCCGGTGGCACTCTTTCAATGTGCCAATGGTCTGATGGTGCGACTCGGGTCGCGGGGGAATCATCCCTTTTGATATCGGTATCGCCACTAGGAACCAGAGATCCCTGAAATATCTCCCAGTCAGGGGGAGGGATTGGTTAGGCTGGCCATTCAAGTGCCGGACACTTATCCGGGAATGTCACTGAACCCAGTCGCTGGGCACCCTTACTGTTGGTATATACGTaggcaggtcagaccttttggtcgcgactaggtcaataggtcagtataggtctattgcgtgtgtgtaggaggggaagatcgtgggcagagcccgcggtcccttagtgggtataggtaggtggaagggtccgtctacACGGGCCTAGACTGCCTACTTACTACCcctacttaactacttaataaggccccttttctacctcgtaatctaatattagtagtcttctacttttataataaaaaaggctagaataggggctaggtcccttgctaataagaactagtaataaaatttataattaatcccttatttagaaatacctaaagccgtatactaaaattttagtatagcttctattataattatttatatagagattttagtatcccctctttttaattacttcctaatcttttaatatatataatctatatacctaaactccttagaaattattaaatttagcgtagttaaaaaagagctttttattagtttaactacgtCCTAAATACGtacgtttttttttaaactaaagcttaaaaagcgtatatatttactaaacgacttattatttataatatattattattttaactacgtattacttatccttctatcttaactataataattcctttattAACAAATCGTTCGAgggacttatttagtatactctttataaacccgttagctaagttattgtcgttactaatttaacgaatctTATAGAGctcgtagtatttatataattacttaagtactataatatctattataaagcacttttcttttataatacttagcttaacgaggtatttatatagtaagtataaatttatataaactatagtaaagatctttaaaacgtcgagttatttagtaataaggtctaaggtaattacaatagtataagtaacgttaatacTTACGACTATTTTATAGacttctaatactaatatgcTCTAGGTAATCCTTTTACTCTttatagagctataataaataatattattattaattataaagctctcgttagtctattttttattcgtaaggataataatataacttagctataaagtataattagcgttTTTTATgaataacctatttacgaagacgaagagtttagctataattaaatttaataatacgaatataagccctcggtctaagtaatctatttattatttaatataatagtttagtatagcgtagttagtaaataacggatttacttagtattaagtagtaaacgacgtattaaaagctacttctaattagtaaattaatataatataggtacctcgagctcgctacttaacgaattattatttagtatttaatactaaggggtTAACCTAGTTAAGCTTCTTCCTTTAGTTCTtttatctaagtactatattaatactttttaataagataatcctactattaaaaataagcggctcgttagttaataattattattttagtttagttagtaacttagcgcgcttaagctcagtttcttctttttaatcaaaaatcttatttaatagtttaatagtattattagtttatatactaataatactaaataattcgcttttttttattaagattagtaagtatagatcgaacgtagatattattatttagaatatttttaaataatacttattatatattatttattaataagtattagattttatataaccgtatagtaactatataacgtataaaatagtactctTAGGGTATAGATAACGGAtccgagctagtaattaagtaaaaaccttataataaagaagttagctcgattatatatatacttaagtaatatctcGTAGCTAAATAACGTAGCCTTCCCGGATTAGGGTTAGGGCCAGGGTAAggattaaatattaactagttttttaaattattaataattatataaggatctcctttttttctttattattatatttttatataactaaataagacttttcgatagggttaagtcctaggttcttaatcttattaacgaatcgagacttaaatatccttatatccctatatttagggctaagttaaacgaatttaattacccctctttttattagtcctaaaagctccttattaatagattttataaaaagtgctcttagggtaataataatattcttattatagagcttagtaactaacttaaaatttacctcttttttaaatataaaataagtcgtaattataaaaatattaccgCGGCCgcgccgtattaatatttttttaatcctcttactctataataaagggttattattaattataataacgatcttattaaggacttCGTTTATAGcggcgctattattaattagttagttaattacgggGATTAATAAGCGGTCGACGTACTttattatcgtaattaataactcggggttaacctcttttaagtactaaggtttaactatagtagcccggaagcttattaagccgtaaggtaattttattacgtaagtagtactatttattaagacgagcttaaataggcctttttatcccttaccttcttattagactttaatatctaattatagtaataaattaataatataaaagatatttagtccgttttaagtagctagtactttacttatttacttattagtataaagtttacggacttcccttattacttgtttaactacttttatacgttaagtaatatttagtaacggtagagatttattaaaagtatataaaaaagctccgaaaacgaggagtataagaacgaggctatttaagctaactatatcgttaactattttaattacggcctaaagtatagcctctgcgcttattaataagtacttattttaaataatattatatacctttttaagtactgcatagtatttcttagctttattaatactcttataaGCTTCGATAAGTACTtccttaaccttaataaatataaatctaataaaagatttaaactctatagtattaaagttcttattaatatttataataatctagtccGGTAGACCGAGGTAGACGTCGATTTAATATAGCCAAAGAGCCTcctatatatacttcgtaGTTATATCCGCGAGgaactttactacttaaaaagaagtaatagtattaataacgtaaagtactagtcggttagtacttttataatttattaagtatattatattaattataactttatagttaaaatcgtaattatcTCGTAaggtaaatttaaattagctaGGGGTAATAGcggtaagttagtattattaatagatttttataagcttttcgaGGGCTAcgatctttatattattactagactattaaagtagcttaaggagACGAGGAACCGAAGGGTAGCCGAAGTGCCGATATAAGCGGCATAATTCgccctttattaagtaattagtaatagcttttttattatcgaGGAGTAGAAGCTAAGGGtgtccctatttataaataataagtactataatatctcctttaattagtaagttattaatattattaaagtatactcttagcttatctatatcccttaagtagtataagaaaggagtattagttagtaaaacgtaaaaagtaatattactaaatagggtactaataaccgtaaatcttaataactttacgggtttattattactaaatcgaatacctacctcgctagctctagaggtattaaaagtaactttaagttattattattataatacgaggagttaagggtagcccgtagttaagaattccgtagcgctagtattaagtataatactttagaaGTTTTTTAACGAGtacctcttatttaataagaaggaggTCGCTAGTTCCGTAGGCTTAGTTAACTCGTTAATAaaggtagtattaataaagctatgctctattacttaggtagcgaggatatttataagggttcttttactaatagtagttataaggtatgttattaagatctagactttgtttttatagttatttttatagttaaagtcgaggctattaaagtattaaattataatattattatcgtcgttattaataggggcggttcccttataaaaggcgaggaactataagtataagcttagtatagatctcttatttctttttttactatttttatacttcttatatacctAACGTCGCTCTTtctctaagtacttagttaattaataactagttttataataaacgaaatactttttattggTAATGCCGCGGCTACgttaattctacttattaaatcggGTCCCtctattaaagctattataaatacggtcggtttagtaagtagcggggacctctttattataagtactattttaaaaatattactattacttactaCGGTTGCGCtctctctttataatattaattaaaatactaagctagtagtaaatattagtaaatataagtaccgggttaagtataataagtctatattctagtatactacttacgtagtaaaagagttagttacttatattaaaaatagatccctaagtagctagtacctcgtagaggattataatatagttaattagtacttatagaatttattagtttaacttACCTAGgttcttacgaactatagagtattaatagaggttatagagcttagtaaggtaGTTCTAACGGCTCGTAAATAGCTCGAAGTATTCTTaggtcctttagtatattatattaaaactaagcgaGTTAGAAgcactattaaattagttaaaatagaaagttaacgcccttttcttaagtatatttaagaaaatACTAGAATAGTATTATCTACTAATTCTCGCCCGTTAATATAGTACCTTAAAAATCTaaagcttcttattaaaaacatcGTACTTCTcgctactatacttattcttattattataaaacttagtaaggttaattaattagcgggtattaggtataatatcgtttttagtttttatattaaagtatagtatctaatagggtagattttattattaagtaataataactttattttctagttcttcttcctcttttttttaaagaggcggtaagttagttagttaataataaggctaaggttagaatcttaattactaagattaagtaagttagggttataCGGATTCCTTTACTATCtctctagcttattaaataagattattagtatttattaactataggaataataaataaaagaagtaaagatcgtaatataatatattaaagtatttaatacggCTACGATAAGCTACGATCTCCTTAGAAGTCTAAGTAaggaagtattaagtattaaaggcgctagcgatcttttttactatttaactacgatctctaattattaaattaatattattatttataaagaagtctcTTAGTTTCCTAagaatcgtactttttattcttaagaagtcccttatttcttagttttagAAATCGGttttaaagtccttttatagctccttacCCGTTAggccgttttaataatagtatcttattatataaaggataaaggtattaagctttttattatttataagggcgggtataatattaaataagccctattaagttaggttaacgtagtcttactaacgaattataattaagtatagttccgtaatttaaaagtataagtaggccggaggtaatattaactaattattagaccctttttacttattactaaggccgGCGGttactatagtatatttacaaagtaagttatataataaaaaattaccgtaagatataattattatattataattatagtataacgctagttaagttagaaagagtagtaagttagttatagcgatcgttttaatagcggtaagcgggctactattattaattaaaaaattctacttttttaacgaggtatataGACGGAAGGTTATTAAGGTTAGCggaaggttataaaaagggaaaaaaggccttttataaccgtacttttagtaataaatagaggattccgttagctactaatt
This is a stretch of genomic DNA from Colletotrichum lupini chromosome 10, complete sequence. It encodes these proteins:
- a CDS encoding amino acid permease; protein product: MDRDTKLHDESEATAPNVNKTRSADQHDVAINASGHVQELERNFNLLSLAGVGLVVGNVWPAIGGSILVAIFNGGPPGVLYEFIAVSVCYWTVTASIAELASAIPSSAGVYHWASVTPGRRWGRVMYALNHTGFEAKPWHVFIVYIIATWLACAIVCLANSAMPRINDFGVFAIVAGFLITVITVAVMPGRDGRPPHASSSFVWTEWTADIGYPNGFVFVAGTLNGAFSVGAVDATTHLAEEIPNPQRNVPIALGLQLGIGFITGFCYLVTIMYAINDYDALFESPYPIAEIYRQATGSAAGATGLLALILICIGLTLMGLYITCGRTLWALARDGASPRPSLLGHVSPRLGMPMWSTVLSAILVTVLGAIYVGSTTAFNAFVGSFILLSSSSYLAAILPNLLSGRKMVAYGPFHMRGWIGFAINGIACSYMLVWFVIYCFPFALPTNAQSMNYACLIWGGFTVFVGLWWLLGARKGYEGPTTTGGAVIEATSHHHAA